Proteins co-encoded in one Gouania willdenowi chromosome 1, fGouWil2.1, whole genome shotgun sequence genomic window:
- the fgfbp2b gene encoding fibroblast growth factor-binding protein 2b, which produces MKARMRLLLLVLAAGICVSKAQTNNSSNDNRQQQQQQQQQQQQRGIWDEPIRFSTKTKDSCTMVVSGVGDYTRLRVSCKGQTPGRSYYCDFQGKPNLCRAYNLNPRHYFTQMMWDMRKLSHACQGPKIYRPQMCKKYPDEAQMTFLAAWPKTTTSKASKPVPEPRKPAVPAQTKPATAPKPVKPQPQPNKPQPGKNPQSKKTTPKPGKTTTRPTENPDSKASRIATEYCWKSFHGICSYFIGWFQN; this is translated from the coding sequence ATGAAAGCCAGGATGAGACTGTTGCTGCTGGTCTTGGCAGCAGGCATTTGTGTGTCAAAGGCTCAaaccaacaacagcagcaatGACAACAggcaacagcaacagcagcagcagcagcagcagcaacaacgcGGCATCTGGGATGAGCCCATCCGATTCAGCACCAAGACGAAGGACTCATGTACCATGGTGGTGTCAGGAGTCGGGGACTATACTCGCCTGCGCGTGTCGTGCAAAGGTCAGACCCCAGGTCGCTCCTATTACTGCGATTTCCAAGGCAAACCCAACCTGTGCCGCGCCTACAACCTCAACCCTCGCCACTACTTCACTCAGATGATGTGGGACATGAGGAAGCTGAGCCACGCCTGCCAGGGACCAAAGATCTACCGGCCACAGATGTGCAAGAAGTACCCCGATGAGGCTCAGATGACCTTTTTGGCTGCGTGGCCCAAAACCACCACCTCCAAGGCTTCCAAGCCTGTCCCAGAACCCCGTAAACCAGCAGTGCCAGCCCAGACGAAACCAGCCACCGCTCCTAAACCAGTGAAGCCCCAGCCTCAGCCTAATAAGCCCCAACCAGGAAAGAATCCTCAGAGCAAAAAAACCACCCCCAAGCCTGGAAAGACCACTACTCGCCCTACAGAGAACCCTGACTCCAAAGCTTCCCGCATCGCCACCGAGTACTGCTGGAAGAGCTTCCACGGCATCTGCTCCTACTTCATCGGCTGGTTCCAAAACTGA